A stretch of Pomacea canaliculata isolate SZHN2017 linkage group LG6, ASM307304v1, whole genome shotgun sequence DNA encodes these proteins:
- the LOC112566314 gene encoding uncharacterized protein LOC112566314 isoform X1: MMQVFAQILDAVSGKHVIEHLPRVNPLPMEKDHVTPFIAFKKSCKPVDPDHGEGANTVIDICTNRTINYTRVYLMLNSEKHVDVLTEPSVMCHCTLQADSSITLQALDVRLQNSSNNQCNASSLEFKSEEKSIELKCQDRPLFGLETLFEGKEINLTLHTDYAPKMVWIEGKAASDSGKSTQNTIMVSCRTELEGKKN; the protein is encoded by the exons ATGATGCAAGTGTTTGCACAGATTCTGGATGCTGTCAGTGGAAAACATGTAATTGAACATCTGCCTAGAGTGAATCCTCTTCCTATGGAAAAAGATCATGTGACACCTTTCATCGCATTCAAAAAATCCTGCAAACCAG TTGATCCAGATCACGGTGAAGGAGCTAATACTGTCATAGACATTTGCACAAACCGAACCATAAACTACACACGTGTGTATCTGATGCTAAATAGTGAGAAACATGTGGATGTACTGACAGAACCCTCTGTTATGTGTCACTGCACACTGCAAGCAGATTCTAGTATCACACTCCAGGCCCTAGATGTGCGACTGcagaacagcagcaacaaccaGTGTAATGCTTCCTCTCTTGAG ttcaaATCTGAAGAGAAGTCTATAGAACTAAAGTGCCAAGACAGACCTTTGTTTGGACTGGAAACACTCTTTGAGGGCAAAGAGATCAATTTGACTCTGCATACAGATTATGCTCCTAAGATGGTGTGGATAGAAGGAAAGGCAG CTTCAGACAGCGGAAAATCCACGCAGAACACAATCATGGTCTCTTGTAGAACTGAGctagaaggtaaaaaaaattga
- the LOC112566314 gene encoding uncharacterized protein LOC112566314 isoform X2 produces the protein MMQVFAQILDAVSGKHVIEHLPRVNPLPMEKDHVTPFIAFKKSCKPVDPDHGEGANTVIDICTNRTINYTRVYLMLNSEKHVDVLTEPSVMCHCTLQADSSITLQALDVRLQNSSNNQCNASSLEFKSEEKSIELKCQDRPLFGLETLFEGKEINLTLHTDYAPKMVWIEGKADSGKSTQNTIMVSCRTELEGKKN, from the exons ATGATGCAAGTGTTTGCACAGATTCTGGATGCTGTCAGTGGAAAACATGTAATTGAACATCTGCCTAGAGTGAATCCTCTTCCTATGGAAAAAGATCATGTGACACCTTTCATCGCATTCAAAAAATCCTGCAAACCAG TTGATCCAGATCACGGTGAAGGAGCTAATACTGTCATAGACATTTGCACAAACCGAACCATAAACTACACACGTGTGTATCTGATGCTAAATAGTGAGAAACATGTGGATGTACTGACAGAACCCTCTGTTATGTGTCACTGCACACTGCAAGCAGATTCTAGTATCACACTCCAGGCCCTAGATGTGCGACTGcagaacagcagcaacaaccaGTGTAATGCTTCCTCTCTTGAG ttcaaATCTGAAGAGAAGTCTATAGAACTAAAGTGCCAAGACAGACCTTTGTTTGGACTGGAAACACTCTTTGAGGGCAAAGAGATCAATTTGACTCTGCATACAGATTATGCTCCTAAGATGGTGTGGATAGAAGGAAAGGCAG ACAGCGGAAAATCCACGCAGAACACAATCATGGTCTCTTGTAGAACTGAGctagaaggtaaaaaaaattga